The following are encoded together in the Desulfoplanes formicivorans genome:
- a CDS encoding TatD family hydrolase, whose protein sequence is MQTSQINPAHVSLVDAHLHADILHHVCPKDFAAYAGTGAGISWSFVYEPDGWESFPPYFDSLEKLCSNPGIKGFCLYYLVGVHPRSLPSPTRGWMDNAFWSSLESHVLGPSCLGLGELGLETGSDGEVAVLKEQLSWASSLLPQDKRIGIHTPRKDKARMTRQILKLVAEVPTLQPRIVIDHVNEENLEMVMETGLMMGMTMQQGKMTPEKLADILDRYPQLAHRIMLNSDAALKTDPLYQTAMSFLPGISADIHARLIRENACSFWGIAV, encoded by the coding sequence ATGCAAACTTCACAGATCAACCCTGCGCACGTCAGCCTGGTAGACGCCCATCTACATGCGGATATTCTGCATCACGTGTGTCCGAAGGATTTTGCCGCGTATGCCGGGACAGGTGCCGGGATATCCTGGTCATTTGTGTATGAACCCGATGGCTGGGAGAGCTTTCCCCCGTATTTTGACTCTCTGGAAAAACTGTGCAGCAACCCGGGAATCAAGGGATTCTGCCTCTACTACCTGGTGGGAGTGCATCCCCGTTCACTGCCCTCACCAACCAGAGGATGGATGGACAATGCATTCTGGTCGAGCCTTGAATCCCATGTGCTTGGTCCTTCCTGTCTCGGGCTCGGGGAATTGGGTCTTGAAACAGGGAGTGATGGCGAGGTTGCCGTGTTGAAGGAACAACTCAGCTGGGCCAGCTCCTTGCTGCCCCAGGACAAGAGGATCGGTATCCACACCCCCCGCAAGGACAAGGCTCGGATGACCCGACAGATTCTGAAACTGGTGGCAGAGGTGCCGACCCTTCAACCACGCATCGTCATTGATCACGTGAATGAAGAAAATCTGGAAATGGTCATGGAAACAGGTCTTATGATGGGTATGACCATGCAGCAAGGCAAGATGACGCCCGAAAAACTTGCAGACATCCTTGACCGCTACCCGCAACTTGCCCACCGGATCATGCTCAACAGCGATGCCGCACTGAAAACAGATCCCTTGTATCAAACTGCCATGTCCTTTCTTCCCGGCATTAGCGCAGACATACATGCCAGACTCATCCGGGAGAATGCCTGCTCGTTCTGGGGAATTGCGGTGTAA
- a CDS encoding FUSC family protein produces MSFIDPDSHLAMIRHGVKTGLAAVLACTIAWLCHLEFSYWAGLSAVIVMQVNVADSIRMCLYRFSGTAVGAFIGMVAIVLFPENRVMTMAALFCSVGFCAYMTRYSARYRMAAITVCIVVLASIGEESRLVFGMLRVVEIGVGVVAAFVVSVLLWPVRAGNALRARLRNRFNECADAYKQLVNAFLSLQTEVDPHLFDGFLRDVRQDRSLYQSMVRHERWMYHEDVDVLGLRVRTLETCGTHLQTMLHALNSVEGQGYEIIMEQELRDLVAATLAVMESMGAGHVPDMDDLARAFDRAEARLLELREGGATRRFHLQKLIQFFAFYHGTRAIAKTILNHGREFSRLSAAQ; encoded by the coding sequence ATGTCGTTTATTGATCCTGACTCGCATCTGGCCATGATTCGTCACGGGGTGAAGACCGGGCTGGCTGCCGTGCTGGCCTGCACCATTGCATGGCTTTGTCATTTGGAATTCTCTTATTGGGCAGGCCTTTCGGCCGTGATTGTCATGCAGGTCAATGTGGCCGATTCCATCCGCATGTGTCTGTACCGCTTTTCCGGCACTGCCGTGGGGGCTTTTATCGGGATGGTGGCCATTGTACTTTTTCCGGAAAACCGGGTGATGACCATGGCGGCCCTGTTCTGCTCCGTGGGCTTTTGCGCGTACATGACCCGGTACAGTGCCAGGTATCGTATGGCGGCCATTACCGTGTGCATTGTGGTGCTGGCCAGTATTGGAGAGGAAAGCCGCCTTGTCTTTGGTATGCTTCGGGTGGTGGAGATCGGTGTGGGAGTTGTTGCCGCCTTTGTGGTGAGCGTCCTGCTGTGGCCGGTGCGCGCGGGCAATGCCCTTCGGGCACGGCTCAGGAATCGTTTCAACGAGTGCGCTGATGCCTATAAACAGCTGGTGAATGCATTTTTGTCCCTGCAGACCGAAGTGGATCCCCACCTGTTTGACGGGTTTCTCAGGGATGTTCGCCAGGATCGCAGCCTGTACCAGTCAATGGTCCGTCACGAACGGTGGATGTATCATGAAGATGTGGATGTGCTGGGACTCAGGGTGCGCACTCTGGAAACCTGCGGGACCCATCTGCAGACCATGCTCCATGCCCTCAACAGTGTGGAAGGACAGGGGTATGAGATTATCATGGAACAGGAGCTCCGGGATTTGGTGGCTGCCACCCTGGCCGTCATGGAGTCCATGGGCGCGGGCCATGTGCCTGATATGGACGACCTTGCCCGGGCCTTTGACCGGGCCGAAGCTCGCTTGCTGGAATTACGCGAAGGCGGTGCCACCCGGCGATTCCATTTGCAAAAGCTCATTCAGTTTTTTGCCTTTTACCACGGTACCCGGGCCATAGCCAAAACCATCCTCAATCATGGACGGGAGTTTTCAAGGCTTTCCGCTGCCCAATGA
- a CDS encoding helix-turn-helix transcriptional regulator → MRKQISRTYSRSTREAGQLLGNLIRLGRKERRMTQAELAQRAGISVGTLRKIEQGDLKCEIGLVFEAAVLVGVKLFEVDPIPMGLLTERVEDKLALLPKRIDKHDAEAKDDF, encoded by the coding sequence ATGCGAAAACAAATCAGCCGAACCTATTCGCGGTCTACTCGTGAAGCAGGACAGCTCCTGGGCAACCTCATTCGTCTCGGGCGCAAGGAACGCAGGATGACCCAGGCCGAACTTGCCCAACGCGCCGGCATCTCCGTGGGCACCCTTCGCAAGATCGAACAAGGAGACCTGAAATGCGAGATCGGACTCGTCTTTGAAGCCGCAGTTCTTGTGGGCGTCAAACTCTTTGAAGTTGACCCCATCCCCATGGGACTGCTTACGGAACGGGTGGAAGACAAACTGGCCCTGCTTCCCAAACGGATAGACAAACATGACGCCGAGGCAAAAGATGACTTCTAA
- a CDS encoding phosphate-starvation-inducible PsiE family protein, translating to MKTNTMEKEIHEPGHDLYLGHEDPTIRLLHKIIRLAVKMLAVLMVFVIVWGIGDVIYVLYQRLTSPPFLLLQINDILATFGAFLAVLIAIEIFINISMYLSAHVIPVRLVIATALMAIARKVIIFDFESISPPYLYGTAGVILALGITYWLITRKTTPELCVRTDQRSSQEKGPAG from the coding sequence ATGAAAACCAACACTATGGAAAAAGAAATCCACGAACCAGGGCATGATCTGTATCTGGGACACGAAGATCCCACCATCCGGCTGCTGCACAAAATCATACGCCTTGCGGTCAAGATGCTTGCTGTCCTGATGGTTTTTGTTATTGTCTGGGGCATCGGCGACGTCATCTATGTGCTCTATCAGCGTCTCACATCCCCGCCGTTTCTCCTGCTCCAGATCAATGACATCCTGGCAACCTTTGGAGCATTTCTGGCGGTGCTCATCGCCATTGAGATCTTTATCAACATCAGCATGTATCTGAGCGCCCATGTCATTCCGGTGCGTTTGGTCATTGCCACGGCATTGATGGCCATTGCCCGGAAGGTGATCATCTTTGATTTTGAAAGCATATCACCCCCGTACCTTTACGGGACAGCAGGTGTCATTCTGGCTCTGGGCATCACCTACTGGTTGATTACCAGGAAGACGACACCCGAACTGTGTGTCCGGACTGATCAGCGGTCTTCACAGGAAAAAGGCCCTGCAGGATGA
- a CDS encoding type 1 glutamine amidotransferase domain-containing protein, whose translation MELKGKRIIILIENMYNEFEFWYPYYRLQEAGVQVVVVGAGESRYTSKFGIPVTPDEEVNNLKMADFDGVVIPGGYAPDIMRRHPAMVQLVRDAHDAGKIVAAICHAGWMLASANILANRRVTSFFAIKDDLIHAGAHWTDEPVVRDGNLITSRKPDDLPAFMRTILEALAQ comes from the coding sequence ATGGAACTCAAGGGCAAAAGAATCATCATCCTGATTGAAAACATGTATAATGAATTCGAATTCTGGTATCCGTATTACCGGCTGCAGGAAGCCGGAGTCCAGGTGGTTGTCGTCGGCGCAGGAGAGTCCCGGTACACCAGCAAATTCGGCATACCGGTAACACCCGATGAAGAGGTGAACAACCTGAAAATGGCCGATTTTGACGGCGTGGTCATTCCGGGAGGCTATGCACCGGATATCATGCGTCGCCACCCCGCCATGGTTCAATTGGTCCGGGACGCCCATGATGCCGGCAAAATCGTGGCGGCCATCTGCCATGCCGGATGGATGCTCGCTTCGGCCAACATCCTTGCCAACCGACGGGTTACCTCTTTTTTCGCCATCAAGGACGATCTGATCCATGCCGGAGCCCATTGGACGGATGAACCGGTTGTCAGGGACGGCAACCTGATCACCAGCCGCAAGCCCGATGATCTGCCCGCCTTCATGCGAACAATCCTCGAGGCTTTGGCCCAATGA
- a CDS encoding putative 2-dehydropantoate 2-reductase translates to MGIRYGIIGSGAIGCFYGAKLIQAGNDVHFLFHSDFEHVQKNGLRVDSVDGDMFFPKVNAYGQARDMPVCDVVLVALKSTQNHVLPSLLDPVVGPHTAIVLLQNGLGGERLLAEQTRAEHILGGLCLVCCNKLGPGHITHLEYGKILLAEYDRNDQPAGITPTMHAIAAPLQKAGIPIELSPDLVLARWKKLMWNIPFNGTCALLDAPTDKIMGCPQSRQLAFDLMQEVQAGAASQGRDISDEYIDEMMTFTDAMVSYMPSMMLDARHNRAMEVESIYGEPVRTAMRNGVHLVRTQTLYRQLTLLNARIYQQPPFGS, encoded by the coding sequence ATGGGAATACGATACGGGATTATTGGATCCGGTGCCATTGGATGCTTTTATGGAGCCAAACTCATCCAGGCCGGAAATGACGTTCATTTTCTGTTCCACAGCGATTTCGAACACGTACAAAAAAACGGTCTGCGCGTTGATTCCGTGGACGGAGATATGTTTTTTCCAAAGGTCAATGCCTATGGGCAGGCCCGGGACATGCCCGTCTGCGATGTGGTACTGGTAGCCCTCAAAAGCACCCAGAACCACGTGTTGCCCAGCCTTCTTGATCCGGTTGTCGGTCCCCATACCGCCATTGTTCTCCTGCAAAACGGTCTTGGCGGCGAACGTCTCCTGGCCGAACAGACCCGGGCCGAACACATCCTGGGCGGACTGTGCCTGGTATGCTGCAACAAGCTGGGCCCTGGCCACATCACCCACCTGGAATACGGCAAGATCCTTTTGGCCGAATATGACAGGAACGACCAGCCGGCAGGCATCACCCCGACCATGCATGCCATTGCCGCCCCCTTGCAAAAGGCAGGTATTCCCATTGAGCTTTCCCCAGACCTGGTTCTGGCCAGATGGAAAAAGCTGATGTGGAACATCCCCTTCAATGGCACCTGTGCCCTGCTGGATGCGCCCACGGACAAGATCATGGGCTGCCCCCAATCCAGACAACTGGCCTTTGATCTGATGCAGGAAGTCCAGGCCGGAGCCGCCTCCCAGGGCAGGGATATTTCAGACGAATATATTGACGAGATGATGACCTTTACCGACGCCATGGTCTCCTACATGCCCAGCATGATGCTTGACGCGCGTCACAACAGGGCCATGGAAGTGGAATCCATCTATGGGGAACCCGTGCGCACGGCCATGCGTAACGGGGTTCACCTTGTGCGCACCCAAACCCTGTACCGCCAACTCACCCTGCTCAATGCCCGGATCTACCAGCAACCGCCATTTGGCTCATAA
- a CDS encoding methyl-accepting chemotaxis protein: MRTLQKLVVSIKGRIILLVVFMGIFGGVIFAGMLYTTQEIKQIGLDEVQAAVRVGEKLELKSVVHSTAMVLGTLLRGKSRQEHVQLLKQALDPLRFGPGNEGYFYVYDLSGINVAHPMKPDLVGKNLWGFKDKVGTLLIQDSIRVAKQGGGFVEFFWDKPGTDVLAKKLSYAESIPGTDLWIGTGIYLDAEASTVQGMSDRVDQSSTRSIMIITLLIAAFFLFVVLPLAIFIFRSIARPLTIMTEQVEAVAGGDLNVRFDLSGRDELAVMRRSVARMVDILKERIAFSDGVLDAITMPCAVYNKDNRVMFANEAVCQAIGVTGSAESQIGKTSGEFIYGDASKKTISAEPLRTGFQIHQEVSFVTRQGEKRILDVTSTPLVNEKGEIIAAVALWFDLTTIREQQSLIQKTNEAIIAGTTKAAEISDRVASASEELSAQIEQSSQGAKEQRNRSAESATAMEEMNASMIEVASNASNAAQLAEETRDAAQQGMGVVDEVIQGIKKISSDFKEVNIAFQGLHKQSEAITHIVQVIDDIADQTNLLALNAAIEAARAGDAGRGFAVVADEVRKLAEKTMGATKEVTSSISGMQSIVSKTTEGMAHVEPLIESVIVQSGTADKTLHGIVGKVDQTSQQVVSIATASEEQSAVSEQINHSVEEVNRIAAETADAMDQSAQAVAELAELAQDLNRVMASMREEIG, encoded by the coding sequence ATGAGGACATTGCAAAAACTCGTCGTCTCCATCAAGGGGCGGATAATTCTCCTGGTGGTATTCATGGGAATCTTTGGTGGAGTTATTTTTGCGGGTATGTTGTATACAACCCAGGAAATTAAACAGATCGGTCTGGACGAGGTGCAAGCAGCCGTTCGCGTGGGGGAGAAATTAGAGCTCAAATCCGTGGTCCATTCCACAGCCATGGTCCTGGGGACGCTGCTTCGAGGCAAATCACGACAGGAACATGTCCAGCTTCTTAAGCAAGCCCTTGATCCCTTGCGGTTTGGTCCCGGCAATGAAGGGTATTTCTATGTTTATGACCTTTCCGGGATCAACGTGGCCCATCCCATGAAACCGGATCTGGTGGGCAAGAATCTTTGGGGGTTCAAGGACAAGGTCGGTACGCTCCTTATTCAGGATTCCATTCGTGTGGCTAAACAGGGCGGCGGTTTTGTGGAGTTTTTTTGGGACAAACCTGGCACGGACGTTTTGGCCAAAAAGCTTTCTTACGCCGAATCCATCCCTGGTACGGATTTATGGATCGGAACCGGCATTTATCTGGATGCCGAGGCCAGCACGGTTCAAGGGATGTCCGATCGCGTCGACCAAAGCTCTACCCGCAGCATCATGATCATTACCCTTTTGATCGCTGCTTTTTTTCTGTTTGTTGTTTTGCCCCTTGCCATTTTTATCTTCCGCTCCATAGCGCGTCCCCTGACCATCATGACGGAGCAGGTGGAGGCTGTTGCCGGAGGCGATCTCAACGTGCGTTTTGATCTTTCGGGCAGGGATGAATTGGCTGTGATGCGCCGTTCCGTGGCCCGCATGGTGGACATCCTCAAGGAGCGAATCGCTTTTTCCGATGGTGTCCTCGATGCCATTACCATGCCCTGTGCTGTTTATAACAAGGATAACCGGGTGATGTTTGCCAATGAGGCGGTTTGTCAGGCCATCGGTGTCACAGGGTCCGCTGAGAGTCAGATCGGGAAGACTTCCGGGGAGTTCATCTATGGAGATGCCTCGAAAAAAACGATCTCCGCAGAACCCTTGCGCACAGGTTTCCAGATTCATCAGGAAGTTTCTTTTGTGACCAGGCAGGGAGAAAAAAGAATTTTGGATGTTACGTCTACTCCCCTTGTAAACGAAAAAGGAGAAATCATCGCGGCTGTGGCCCTGTGGTTCGATCTGACCACCATAAGGGAACAGCAGAGTCTTATACAAAAAACAAACGAAGCCATTATTGCGGGTACGACCAAGGCCGCAGAGATATCCGACCGGGTCGCTTCCGCATCTGAGGAACTTTCAGCACAAATCGAACAATCCAGTCAGGGTGCCAAGGAGCAGCGAAACCGCTCTGCAGAGTCTGCTACAGCCATGGAAGAGATGAATGCCAGCATGATTGAGGTGGCTTCCAATGCTTCCAATGCTGCTCAACTGGCCGAGGAAACTCGGGATGCCGCTCAGCAGGGTATGGGAGTTGTGGACGAGGTCATTCAGGGAATCAAAAAAATAAGCAGCGATTTCAAAGAGGTAAACATTGCTTTTCAGGGACTCCATAAACAATCCGAGGCGATTACCCATATTGTCCAGGTGATCGATGACATAGCTGATCAGACTAATCTTTTGGCCCTGAACGCGGCCATTGAGGCTGCGCGTGCCGGCGATGCAGGAAGGGGGTTTGCCGTGGTAGCCGATGAGGTCCGCAAGTTGGCTGAAAAGACCATGGGTGCCACCAAGGAGGTAACCAGCTCCATCTCCGGGATGCAATCCATTGTTTCCAAGACGACTGAGGGCATGGCCCATGTGGAACCTCTCATTGAATCGGTTATTGTCCAATCGGGCACAGCGGACAAGACCCTTCACGGAATTGTTGGCAAGGTGGATCAAACATCCCAGCAGGTTGTGTCCATTGCCACTGCCAGCGAAGAACAGTCTGCAGTCAGCGAGCAAATCAATCACTCCGTTGAGGAAGTTAATCGGATCGCTGCGGAAACCGCTGATGCCATGGATCAATCGGCTCAGGCGGTGGCCGAGCTGGCCGAGCTGGCCCAGGACCTCAACCGGGTGATGGCTTCCATGCGTGAGGAGATTGGATGA
- a CDS encoding 4Fe-4S binding protein, producing the protein MSLSLARRCVQAGFVLFCLWVGWRFYGFYLWLTGALAVMVPRPPSVEAFLPISGLLGFKSFVLTGEFDPIHPAGLVILLAAVGSALVFRRAFCGYVCPIGCLFDAVHRLSSRFLPCPTLPSWLDLGLRGLKYLVLLFFLGTIFGAMSLQAVQGFLHSPYNMLADVNMLEFFLDPSSLFLVVLGILVVASMFIPRFWCRYLCPYGALVEGVSWASPLAVHRRPDQCVHCGQCSRVCPEAIRVDIKERVSSPACMLCMRCVESCPAPNALDIRAVSRWRVSGYWIPLGMVAVFLLAWITALASGHWHTQVSPDMVRMLVEKG; encoded by the coding sequence ATGTCTCTTTCCCTTGCCCGACGTTGTGTGCAGGCGGGGTTTGTCCTGTTTTGTCTTTGGGTCGGCTGGCGGTTTTACGGGTTTTATCTCTGGCTCACCGGGGCGTTGGCCGTGATGGTTCCCAGACCCCCGTCAGTGGAGGCCTTTTTGCCCATCAGCGGGCTTCTGGGATTCAAGTCTTTTGTCCTGACGGGCGAGTTTGATCCCATCCATCCTGCGGGTCTTGTCATTCTTCTTGCTGCCGTGGGTTCTGCCCTTGTTTTTCGCCGGGCCTTTTGCGGATACGTCTGCCCCATTGGATGTCTGTTTGATGCGGTGCATCGTTTGTCTTCACGCTTTCTTCCCTGTCCGACCCTTCCTTCATGGCTGGATCTTGGGCTTCGCGGTCTCAAGTATCTTGTGCTGCTGTTTTTCCTGGGCACGATTTTCGGAGCCATGAGCCTGCAGGCGGTGCAGGGATTTCTCCATTCTCCTTACAACATGCTGGCCGATGTCAACATGCTGGAATTTTTTCTTGATCCCAGTTCCCTTTTCCTTGTGGTTCTGGGCATTCTGGTTGTGGCGTCCATGTTCATCCCCAGGTTCTGGTGCCGGTATCTCTGTCCCTACGGGGCCCTTGTGGAAGGGGTATCCTGGGCAAGCCCCCTGGCCGTGCACCGCAGGCCTGATCAATGCGTGCATTGCGGCCAATGCTCCCGGGTCTGTCCCGAGGCCATCAGGGTTGATATCAAGGAGCGGGTCTCTTCTCCCGCCTGCATGCTGTGCATGCGCTGTGTGGAGAGCTGTCCGGCACCAAACGCCCTGGATATTCGGGCCGTGTCTCGGTGGCGGGTGAGCGGTTACTGGATTCCCTTAGGCATGGTTGCGGTGTTTCTCCTTGCCTGGATCACTGCCCTGGCAAGCGGCCACTGGCATACTCAGGTGAGCCCTGACATGGTGCGCATGTTGGTGGAAAAAGGGTGA
- a CDS encoding MarR family EPS-associated transcriptional regulator — protein MNDATNYKIYKILEANPEISQRELARKLDVSLGKANYCLKGLVEKGLIKVSRFSNAKNKLVYLYLLTPKGIEHKAKVTLRYLKRRMQEYDELKEEIARLREEVACEPGEIRKKD, from the coding sequence ATGAACGATGCCACAAACTACAAAATCTACAAAATCCTTGAAGCCAATCCTGAAATCAGCCAGCGGGAACTGGCCCGCAAACTTGATGTTTCCCTGGGCAAGGCCAACTATTGCCTCAAGGGGTTGGTGGAAAAGGGGCTGATCAAGGTGAGCAGGTTCTCCAATGCCAAGAACAAGCTGGTCTACCTCTATTTGTTGACCCCCAAAGGCATTGAGCACAAGGCCAAAGTGACCCTGCGGTACCTCAAACGGCGCATGCAGGAGTATGATGAGCTCAAGGAAGAGATTGCCAGGCTGAGGGAAGAGGTTGCCTGTGAACCCGGTGAAATACGGAAAAAAGACTAG
- a CDS encoding TspO/MBR family protein — translation MKPASRTKQLIGLVGWLAVCFAASAIGAWATMQAGSFYTPLIQPAWAPPSWLFGPVWTVLYALMALAAWMVWCSGGFSVQGVALWFFLGQLLPNALWSWIFFTWHLGLLAFADIVLLWLLIAVTLVLFWRVRPLAGALLIPYLLWVGFAAFLNYALWQLNPTILG, via the coding sequence ATGAAGCCAGCCTCCAGGACAAAACAACTCATAGGACTTGTGGGCTGGCTCGCTGTATGCTTTGCCGCTTCGGCAATCGGCGCATGGGCAACCATGCAGGCCGGATCGTTTTACACGCCACTCATCCAACCGGCGTGGGCACCGCCTTCATGGCTTTTCGGGCCGGTCTGGACTGTTTTGTACGCATTGATGGCCCTTGCTGCATGGATGGTCTGGTGCTCCGGAGGATTTAGCGTCCAGGGCGTTGCCCTCTGGTTTTTTCTGGGACAACTCCTGCCCAATGCACTGTGGAGCTGGATCTTTTTTACCTGGCATCTCGGTTTGCTGGCCTTTGCCGATATCGTGTTGCTCTGGTTGCTCATCGCCGTCACCCTTGTCCTGTTCTGGCGCGTGCGTCCCCTTGCCGGAGCGTTACTCATTCCCTATCTGCTGTGGGTCGGGTTTGCCGCCTTCCTCAATTACGCCCTGTGGCAACTCAACCCCACCATCCTGGGATGA
- a CDS encoding methyl-accepting chemotaxis protein: MKNLSIRWKIIVLVVLGMFAMAIIMGGLRVSDIKKGAVEGMVRKSQAIVLMAEAGRNQMAHKLQEGVIRPLDEIPTDKLLEAVPVVTAMQMAAENAAKAGYRFKAPKISPRNPANKPTAFERTVLEELKSGKIKEKIVVEDDRVRYFKPVQLTQDCLFCHGDPKGGKDPLGGTKEGWKAGEIHGAFEIITSLEQTNKEVFNAAIGVGLWSLLLFVVVIGIIYLFMNQALFTPLARIKEYALAVAGGDLQARPDGAFHAELADVEHSISTMVGNLKGKMLEAEEKSQEAEAQKQRAQEALEEAKVQEAKVVQLLDKMTHVATEAADISEQLASASGELAAQVDEVSSGAEVQDQRSTETATAMEEMNAAVLEVARNSGSAANSADNTREKAAIGADIVQRSVQANDRVMAQARSLKNKMSTLGEEARDIGRILDVISDIADQTNLLALNAAIEAARAGEAGRGFAVVADEVRKLAEKTMQATKEVGGAINEIQTGASENIQVVDGAVAAVQEANTLAKESGDALKRIVQMAVETSDEVRSIATAAEEQSTVSEEINRAVEEISRITAETSSGMQQAAQAVNELAQLAEKLRSLINMMTESK; encoded by the coding sequence GTGAAAAACCTGAGTATTCGCTGGAAAATTATTGTGTTGGTTGTTCTGGGCATGTTTGCCATGGCCATCATTATGGGTGGCCTGCGTGTCAGTGACATCAAAAAAGGCGCGGTTGAGGGCATGGTCCGCAAAAGTCAGGCCATTGTGCTCATGGCCGAGGCCGGTCGCAATCAAATGGCCCATAAGCTTCAGGAGGGGGTTATCCGCCCCCTGGACGAGATTCCGACGGACAAGCTGCTGGAAGCCGTTCCCGTGGTTACGGCCATGCAGATGGCAGCTGAAAACGCGGCCAAGGCCGGATACCGGTTCAAGGCTCCCAAGATCAGCCCCCGTAATCCCGCCAACAAACCCACTGCTTTTGAGCGTACTGTTCTTGAAGAGCTGAAATCCGGAAAAATAAAGGAAAAGATCGTTGTTGAGGATGACAGGGTCCGCTATTTCAAACCGGTTCAGCTGACCCAGGACTGTCTGTTCTGTCATGGAGATCCCAAGGGAGGCAAAGACCCCCTGGGCGGTACCAAGGAAGGCTGGAAGGCCGGAGAGATCCACGGAGCCTTTGAAATCATCACCTCCCTGGAGCAGACCAACAAGGAGGTTTTTAACGCGGCCATAGGAGTCGGTCTGTGGTCGCTTCTGCTTTTTGTCGTGGTTATCGGGATTATTTATCTGTTCATGAATCAGGCCCTTTTCACTCCCCTTGCCCGGATCAAGGAGTATGCTCTGGCTGTTGCCGGCGGGGATCTGCAGGCAAGGCCTGACGGGGCATTTCATGCCGAACTGGCAGACGTTGAGCATTCCATCTCCACCATGGTGGGCAATCTCAAGGGCAAGATGCTGGAGGCCGAGGAAAAGAGCCAGGAGGCTGAAGCCCAGAAGCAAAGGGCCCAGGAGGCCCTTGAAGAGGCCAAGGTTCAGGAGGCCAAGGTTGTTCAGCTGCTGGACAAGATGACCCATGTGGCCACAGAGGCTGCGGATATTTCCGAACAGCTGGCCTCTGCTTCCGGCGAACTGGCCGCTCAAGTGGATGAAGTCAGTTCCGGAGCTGAAGTTCAGGATCAGCGCAGCACTGAAACGGCCACGGCCATGGAAGAAATGAACGCTGCGGTACTCGAAGTGGCCCGCAATTCCGGTTCGGCTGCCAACAGCGCCGACAACACCAGGGAAAAGGCCGCCATAGGGGCCGATATTGTGCAGCGTTCCGTGCAGGCCAATGACAGGGTCATGGCCCAGGCCCGGTCCCTCAAGAACAAGATGTCCACCCTTGGGGAAGAGGCCAGGGATATCGGGCGTATTCTGGATGTTATCAGTGATATTGCCGATCAGACCAATCTTCTTGCCCTGAATGCGGCCATAGAGGCCGCACGGGCCGGGGAGGCCGGCCGCGGGTTTGCCGTGGTGGCCGATGAGGTGCGCAAGCTGGCGGAAAAGACCATGCAGGCCACCAAGGAAGTCGGGGGGGCCATTAACGAGATCCAGACCGGCGCCAGTGAAAATATCCAGGTCGTTGATGGGGCTGTTGCAGCCGTACAGGAGGCCAATACCCTGGCCAAGGAATCCGGGGATGCCCTGAAACGGATTGTCCAGATGGCTGTTGAGACCTCGGATGAGGTGCGTTCCATTGCCACGGCAGCCGAGGAACAGAGCACGGTGAGTGAAGAGATCAACCGGGCCGTGGAGGAGATCAGTCGGATCACGGCCGAGACATCCTCCGGGATGCAACAGGCCGCCCAGGCGGTTAACGAACTGGCGCAGCTGGCCGAAAAGTTGCGCAGCCTGATCAACATGATGACGGAAAGCAAGTAG